TTCGCTCAGCCTGTCGCCGATCCGGTACGGGCCCAGCAACACCGCCGCCGCCGCCACGCCTTCGGTCAGGACGCCGTCGCCGTCCGGTCCCTCAAATCGATGAACGAACAAGCTTTCGGCGGCGCCGCGCTCTTCCGGCGCAAAGCTGATCGCGCTTCGCCGAGGCGCGACAGCGCCGGCGCGCGCCGCCTCCCAGCGCTCATGTACGAGATCGAGCTCCAGTCGTTTCGGCTGAGGCGCGAAGTCCAGACGTTCGAAAAGCCGCTTGAGCGGTGGTTCGGTCTGCGCCATCGTCGTCATTTCTTGAAACCTTCTGTCGTTGCAATGATGTTATTCGTCCACCGCGCCGCGACTCGGGCAAAGATACTCGACAAACCATTTGGTCGCGCGCTCGACGGCGCTCTCCAATGTGCCGGGCTCCTCGAAGAGATGGGTGGCGCCGGGAATGATGTCGAGACGGTTCCGGCATCTGAGCAGCTGCTGCGCGCTGCGATTGAGTTCAATCACGCCATAGTCCAGTCCGCCGACGATCAGCAACGTCGGCGCTTGAACCCGCCGCAGCGCGTCGCCTGCAAGATCTGGCCGACCGCCGCGCGAGACGACGGCGGCGACGCTTGGTTCGTTTGCCGCGGCGACGAGCGCGGCGGCGGCGCCCGTGCTCGCCCCGAACAGCCCGATGGGCAAGCGAGCGGCGTCACTTTCCGCCGTCCAGTCGATCGCCTCGCCGACGCGCGCGCCGAGCAGCGGAATATCGAAGACGTTGCGCCGGAATTCGCCTTCCTCGGCGGTGAGGAGATCGAACAGCAAACAGGCGAATCCCTGCGCGACAAGTCGCTCGGCGACAAATCTGTTGCGCGGACTGAAGCGCGAGGAGCCGCTGCCATGCGCGAAAATGACAAGCCCCTGTGGCGATTGAGGCAGGTACAGCGATCCTTCCAATCGATGGGGGCCGATTGCAACGTTGGCGGTCGTGAAGTCGCTCGTCATCGGGACCTCGTGCAGATTGGACGTTTCAGCCTACATGGCGTCCTACATGGCGTCGCAGTATGAATCTTCTTGTGGAGAAACCGCTGAGCCCTCGCCATATTCCCTTAAGGACGCTCGCTCGTCCGCCTCAGTTCAGAGGGAGGTTCGCATGCAAACGCAGCCGAAGATAGATTTCCAGGGCGTTGAGCCGTCATCCCGCCAGCAAGAACAAATCATGCGACAGATAGAAAAGCTCGAGGATCGCTACGGACGTGCGACAGCCTGTCGCGTCGTCGTGAAGGGTCCGGGCGCGCATCATCACACGGGCGGGCTCTATGAGATCAACCTGCATCTCGTCCTTCCAGACAAGCGCGAGGTCGCGATCGAGCGCACGCCCCATCAGGACGAGCGGTTCCAGGATTTCGATTTCGCGCTCAATGACGCGTTCAAGCGGGCGCGGCGCCGTTTGCAGGACCAGGTTCGGCGCATGCGCGGGAAAGTGAAGCATCACGAGACCGCGCCGACCGGCGTCGTGAAGAAAATGGTGGCCGAGGATGGCTACGGCTTCATCGAAGCGCCCGACGGTCGCGAGATCTACTTCCACCGCAACAGCGTTGAAGGTTCCGAATTTGACGCGTTGAAGCCCGGCGT
This window of the Methylocystis hirsuta genome carries:
- a CDS encoding dienelactone hydrolase family protein — protein: MTSDFTTANVAIGPHRLEGSLYLPQSPQGLVIFAHGSGSSRFSPRNRFVAERLVAQGFACLLFDLLTAEEGEFRRNVFDIPLLGARVGEAIDWTAESDAARLPIGLFGASTGAAAALVAAANEPSVAAVVSRGGRPDLAGDALRRVQAPTLLIVGGLDYGVIELNRSAQQLLRCRNRLDIIPGATHLFEEPGTLESAVERATKWFVEYLCPSRGAVDE
- a CDS encoding HPF/RaiA family ribosome-associated protein encodes the protein MQTQPKIDFQGVEPSSRQQEQIMRQIEKLEDRYGRATACRVVVKGPGAHHHTGGLYEINLHLVLPDKREVAIERTPHQDERFQDFDFALNDAFKRARRRLQDQVRRMRGKVKHHETAPTGVVKKMVAEDGYGFIEAPDGREIYFHRNSVEGSEFDALKPGVRVRYSEEEGREGPQASRVTPLGRDAA